One region of Carya illinoinensis cultivar Pawnee chromosome 8, C.illinoinensisPawnee_v1, whole genome shotgun sequence genomic DNA includes:
- the LOC122319045 gene encoding auxin-responsive protein SAUR50-like produces the protein MAIRKSNKLPQTAVLKQIVKRCSSLGRKQHDYDEQGLPLDVPKGHFVVYVGENRSRYIVPISYLTRPEFQSLLQQAEEEFGFNHEMGLTIPCEEEVFQSLTSMLG, from the coding sequence ATGGCTATCAGAAAATCAAACAAACTGCCTCAAACAGCTGTACTCAAGCAAATCGTCAAGAGGTGCTCGAGCTTAGGAAGGAAACAACATGACTACGATGAACAAGGGCTTCCTTTGGACGTCCCAAAGGGGCATTTTGTTGTATATGTTGGAGAGAACAGAAGCAGATACATTGTTCCAATCTCTTACTTGACTCGTCCTGAGTTCCAGAGCCTACTGCAACAAGCTGAAGAAGAGTTTGGCTTCAACCACGAGATGGGTCTCACAATTCCTTGTGAAGAAGAAGTTTTCCAATCTCTAACATCCATGCTCGGATGA
- the LOC122274200 gene encoding ATP sulfurylase 2-like, whose protein sequence is MSLSMKLHITSTHLNPMLNSQTINKSTSTNYNTKIRSKPIYHCNPLISTVYKSTMHASSFSYSSCSVRSSLIEPDGGALVDLVVPESERAKKTSDAEALPKVRLTKIDTEWVHVISEGWASPLRGFMRENEYLQSLHFNSLKMADGHVVNMSLPIVLAIDDKTKELIGSSPDVGLVGPKGDLVGILRSIEIYKHNKEERIARTWGTTAPGLPYVDEVITPAGNWLIGGDLEVLNPIKYGDGLDHYRLSPLQLRKEFDRRQADAVFAFQLRNPVHNGHALLMNDTRRRLLEMGYKKPILLLHPLGGFTKADDVPLDVRMEQHSKVLEDGILDPETTIVSIFPSPMHYAGPTEVQWHAKARINAGANFYIVGRDPAGMGHPTEKRDLYDPDHGKKVLSMAPGLEKLNILPFRVAAYDNVEKKMAFFDPSRAKDFLFISGTKMRTYARSGENPPDGFMCPSGWKVLVKYYESMQAEEASQQQAVFST, encoded by the exons ATGTCTCTGAGTATGAAATTACACATCACCTCCACCCACCTTAACCCCATGCTCAATTCCCAAACCATCAATAAAAGTACGTCCACAAACTATAACACGAAGATCCGATCCAAACCCATTTACCACTGCAACCCATTGATCTCCACCGTGTACAAATCCACAATGCatgcttcttctttctcttattCTTCTTGTTCCGTCAGAAGCTCTCTGATTGAACCCGACGGCGGGGCTCTGGTGGATCTCGTGGTGCCGGAGAGCGAGCGTGCAAAGAAGACGTCAGATGCGGAGGCATTGCCCAAGGTGAGGCTGACCAAGATTGACACCGAGTGGGTGCACGTGATCAGCGAGGGGTGGGCGAGCCCGTTAAGAGGGTTCATGAGAGAGAACGAGTATTTGCAGAGtttgcattttaattccttgaaaatggcagatgggCATGTGGTGAACATGTCGCTTCCCATTGTTTTGGCTATTGATGACAAGACCAAGGAGCTGATTGGGTCGTCTCCCGATGTGGGGTTGGTCGGACCCAAAGGAGACTTGGTCGGTATTCTTCGGAG CATTGAAATCTACAAGCATAACAAAGAGGAAAGAATTGCTAGAACTTGGGGTACAACGGCTCCAGGATTGCCATATGTTGACGAGGTCATTACTCCTGCTGGTAATTGGCTAATTGGTGGAGATTTGGAAGTGTTAAATCCCATCAAATACGGTGACGGGCTTGATCACTACAGGCTCTCACCCCTACAACTCCGGAAGGAATTTGATAGGCGACAGGCCGATGCAGTTTTTGCTTTTCAATTAAGGAACCCTGTGCATAATGGGCATGCTTTGTTGATGAACGACACACGAAGGCGACTTCTGGAAATGGGTTACAAGAAGCCAATTTTATTGTTGCATCCTTTGGGAGGTTTCACAAAGGCAGATGATGTGCCCTTGGATGTTAGGATGGAGCAACATAGCAAG GTCCTAGAAGATGGAATCCTTGATCCAGAGACAACTATTGTATCCATTTTCCCATCACCTATGCATTATGCGGGTCCAACTGAAGTACAGTGGCATGCCAAGGCACGAATAAATGCTGGTGCCAATTTTTACATTGTTGGTCGTGATCCTGCAGGTATGGGTCACCCAACTGAGAAGAGGGATTTATATGATCCTGATCACGGGAAAAAGGTGTTGAGCATGGCTCCTGGCTTGGAGAAGCTAAATATTTTGCCTTTCAGG GTGGCAGCATATGACAACGTGGAAAAGAAGATGGCGTTTTTTGATCCATCGCGTGCTAAAGATTTCCTCTTCATATCAGGAACCAAG ATGAGGACATATGCAAGGAGCGGCGAGAATCCTCCTGATGGTTTTATGTGCCCCAGTGGATGGAAGGTCCTCgttaaatattatgaaagcaTGCAAGCTGAAGAGGCATCACAGCAGCAAGCTGTGTTTTCTACTTAG
- the LOC122318380 gene encoding 5'-3' exoribonuclease 3 has product MGVPAFYRWLAEKYPLVVVDVVEEEPVVIDGIKIPVDTSKPNPNNMEFDNLYLDMNGIIHPCFHPEDRPSPSTYAEVFQCMFDYIDRLFVMVRPRKLLYMAIDGVAPRAKMNQQRSRRFRAAKDAADAADEEARLREEFEREGRKLPPKQESQVFDSNVITPGTEFMAVLSIALQYYIHLRLNNDPGWEKVKVILSDANVPGEGEHKIMSYIRLQRNLPGYDPNTRHCLYGLDADLIMLGLATHEIHFSILREIVFTPGQQDKCFICGQVGHLAANCEGKAKRKAGEFDEKGDGAAVAKKPYQFLNIWTLREYLEHEMTIPNTSFKIDLECIVDDFIFMCFFVGNDFLPHMPTLEIREGAINLLMAIYKKEIRALGGYLTNGSKPNLSRVEHFIQAVGSFEDKIFQKRARLHQRQAERIKREKGHARRGDDAQPLVQPESLVPVARFHGSRLASGPSPSPYQQSESNYNSGSSMSARNDYQRGQDTAGLSGLEIKSKQSWATDARGTFARPQKVARLSSGATIGAAIVEAENSLEIEVSENKEELKVKLKEVLREKSDVFSSQKPEEDKIRLGEPGWKERYYEEKFSVRTPEELEAIRRDVVLSYTEGLCWVMHYYYEGVCSWQWFYPYHYAPFASDLKDLGQLDISFELGSPFKPFNQLLGVFPAASAHALPEHYRKLMTDPNSPIIDFYPTDFEVDMNGKRYAWQGIAKLPFIDEARLLSEVQKIEHTLTEEEVWRNSVMFDMLFVKLCHPLSVCISILDEKYKRLTDKERVKVKEKLKPEKSGGMNGYLSPCAGEPHPPIFRSPVIGMEDIIDNQVICAIFQLPDMHEHITRPPVGVNFPEKIVNLGDLKPEPVLWHEDSGRRPWENGRQNSSGTTSGRQLGEAAHRFVANSLQVKANPNGYGNKMNAPPSYPMPHNRPRMASYQNERYHDQAYNRTRPPGTFHSSRGRQFSNSTASPGYNEDGYNPPYVSPVDRYPNNRSHPQNYERNNQPVTYSNGQYSRNVTYHPSGIHQNGGPMYARGQMAQAPNGVSAHPHQGGHNSYQNYQSPGGSSHQRWGARPPMTNQGIPRGYGHPQQLGNQYSVPERRANNRPSPPPPGYGHK; this is encoded by the exons ATGGGAGTTCCTGCTTTCTATAGATGGTTAGCGGAGAAGTACCCGTTGGTGGTGGTGGATGTCGTCGAAGAAGAACCGGTTGTAATCGATGGCATTAAGATACCGGTTGATACTAGTAAGCCAAACCCTAACAATATGGAATTCGACAATCTCTACCTCGACATGAATGGGATTATTCACCCCTGCTTTCATCCCGAAGATAGG CCTTCTCCATCTACTTATGCCGAGGTGTTTCAGTGTATGTTTGATTACATTGATAGGCTTTTTGTGATGGTGCGGCCTCGAAAACTGCTATACATGGCTATTG ATGGTGTTGCTCCAAGGGCTAAAATGAATCAACAACGGTCTAGGCGTTTTAGAGCAGCCAAAGATGCAGCAGATGCG GCAGATGAAGAAGCAAGGCTAAGGGAAGAGTTTGAGAGAGAAGGCCGAAAGCTTCCTCCAAAACAGGAGTCACAAGTTTTTGATTCTAATGTTATTACTCCAGGAACTGAATTTATGGCTGTTCTATCAATTGCACTGCAGTACTATATTCATCTCAGGTTGAACAATGACCCTGGTTGGGAAAAAGTTAAG GTTATTCTTTCTGATGCCAATGTTCCTGGTGAGGGGGAACACAAGATTATGTCATACATTCGCCTTCAAAGAAACCTCCCTGGTTATGACCCAAATACACGCCATTGCCTGTATGGTTTG GATGCGGACTTGATAATGTTGGGTTTAGCTACCCatgaaattcatttttcaattCTTCGAGAG ATTGTATTTACTCCTGGGCAACAAGACAAATGCTTCATATGTGGACAGGTGGGCCATTTAGCAGCAAATTGTGAAGGAAAGGCCAAAAGAAAGGCTGGAGAGTTTGATGAGAAAGGTGATGGTGCTGCTGTTGCGAAAAAACCATACCAG TTTCTCAACATCTGGACTCTTAGAGAATACTTGGAGCATGAGATGACAATTCCTAACACTTCATTCAAGATTGATCTCGAATGCATTGTGGATGATTTTATCTTCATGTGTTTCTTTGTTGGCAATGATTTCTTACCGCACATGCCCACTTTGGAGATTCGAGAG GGTGCGATTAACTTGCTGATGGCAATTTACAAGAAGGAAATCAGGGCATTGGGCGGGTATTTGACTAATGGAAGCAAG CCAAATTTGAGCAGGGTAGAGCATTTTATTCAGGCTGTTGGATCTTTCGAAGATAAGATATTCCAGAAAAGAGCTCGATTGCATCAG CGGCAGGCTGAAAGAATAAAGCGTGAAAAGGGACATGCCAGGAGAGGGGATGATGCACAGCCTCTAGTTCAACCCGAGTCTTTGGTGCCGGTTGCTCGATTTCATGGTTCTCGGCTTGCTTCTGGTCCTTCACCTTCTCCATATCAACAATCAGAATCCAATTACAATTCAGGGAGCTCAATGTCTGCCAGAAATGATTACCAACGTGGACAAGACACAGCAGGGTTGTCAGGgcttgaaattaaaagcaaacAGTCTTGGGCTACAGATGCTAGAGGGACTTTTGCTCGGCCTCAAAAAGTTGCACGCTTGTCTTCAGGTGCTACAATTGGTGCTGCTATTGTTGAAGCTGAAAATAGCCTTGAAATAGAA GTAAgcgaaaataaagaagaattaAAAGTGAAGCTTAAGGAGGTACTTCGTGAGAAGTCAGATGTTTTTAGCTCTCAAAAACCAGAAGAGGACAAG ATTAGATTGGGAGAACCGGGGTGGAAAGAAAGATACTACGAGGAGAAGTTTTCTGTGAGAACTCCTGAGGAGCTTGAAGCCATACGAAGGGATGTT GTCTTGAGTTACACAGAAGGCCTTTGTTGGGTCATGCATTATTATTATGAAGGGGTTTGTTCTTGGCAGTG GTTTTATCCTTATCATTATGCACCTTTTGCTTCTGATCTCAAGGATCTTGGTCAGCTGGACATAAGCTTTGAGCTTGGCTCTCCCTTCAAACCATTCAATCAGCTTTTGGGAGTATTTCCTGCTGCAAG TGCCCATGCACTTCCTGAGCATTACAGGAAATTGATGACCGATCCAAATTCACCTATTATTGACTTTTACCCAACTG ATTTTGAGGTGGATATGAATGGCAAACGGTATGCTTGGCAG GGTATTGCGAAATTGCCTTTTATTGACGAAGCTCGCCTTCTTTCAGAAGTCCAGAAAATTGAACATACATTGACA GAGGAGGAGGTTTGGAGAAATAGCGTGATGTTCGACATGCTTTTCGTGAAATTGTGTCATCCTCTCTCTGTATGCATAAGTATTCTTGATGAGAAGTATAAACGATTAACAGACAAAGAACGTGTTAAGGTCAAGGAGAAACTCAAGCCGGAAAAAAG TGGTGGAATGAATGGTTATTTATCGCCATGCGCTGGAGAACCCCACCCACCTATTTTCAGGTCTCCTGTGATAGGAATGGAAGATATTATTGACAACCAAGTCAT ATGCGCTATATTCCAACTCCCAGATATGCATGAACACATCACTCGGCCACCTGTGGGGGTTAATTTCCCAGAGAAG ATTGTGAATTTGGGGGATCTAAAACCTGAACCAGTTTTGTGGCATGAAGATTCTGGAAGGAGGCCATGGGAGAATGGAAG gCAAAACTCCTCGGGAACCACTTCTGGTCGACAGCTTGGGGAGGCAGCTCATCGATTTGTTGCTAACAGCTTACAAGTGAAGGCAAATCCTAATGGGTATGGCAATAAAATGAATGCCCCACCATCTTACCCCATGCCTCATAATCGCCCACGGATGGCTTCCTACCAAAATGAAAGATATCATGATCAGGCATATAACAGAACGCGACCACCAGGAACATTTCACTCTTCTCGAGGACGCCAATTTTCAAATTCCACTGCTAGTCCAGGTTACAATGAGGATGGGTACAATCCACCATATGTCTCACCCGTGGACCGTTATCCCAACAATAGGTCTCACCCTCAGAACTATGAAAGAAATAACCAACCAGTTACCTACAGTAACGGTCAGTACTCCAGGAATGTGACCTATCATCCATCTGGAATTCATCAGAATGGAGGACCCATGTATGCTAGGGGGCAAATGGCACAAGCTCCAAATGGGGTCAGTGCTCATCCTCACCAAGGCGGTCACAACAGTTATCAGAACTACCAATCACCTGGAGGTTCTAGTCATCAGCGCTGGGGTGCTCGGCCTCCAATGACCAACCAGGGCATTCCGAGGGGTTATGGTCACCCTCAACAACTAGGCAACCAATATTCTGTACCAGAAAGAAGAGCAAATAATCGGCCATCCCCACCGCCGCCTGGATATGGGCACAAGTAG